A single window of Theropithecus gelada isolate Dixy chromosome 9, Tgel_1.0, whole genome shotgun sequence DNA harbors:
- the FBXL15 gene encoding F-box/LRR-repeat protein 15 isoform X1: MRSGFHCDEPAEAVAPKERQTVSGAAALASFTSPHTHPVDDGGRHYPWGPPERILGLGRGDAPKEAGLARPLQGQSEEILLRTRNIQPMEPPMEPSGGEQEPGAVRLLDLPWEDVLLPHVLNRVPLCQLLRLQRVSRAFRALVQLHLAGLRRFDAAQVGLQIPRAALARLLRDAEGLQELALAPCHEWLSDEDLVPVLARNPQLRSVALGGCGQLSRRALGALAEGCPRLQRLSLAHCDWVDGLALRGLADRCPALEELDLTACRQLKDEAIVYLAQRRGAGLRSLSLAVNANVGDAAVQELARNCPELQHLDLTGCLRVGSDGVRTLAEYCPALRSLRVRHCHHVAESSLSRLRKRGVDIDVEPPLHQALVLLQDMAGFAPFVNLQV, from the exons ATGAGAAGTGGTTTTCATTGTGATGAGCCAGCTGAAGCGGTTGCACCGAAGGAACGCCAGACCGTCAGCGGTGCAGCGGCCCTCGCGTCCTTCACATCCCCCCATACTCATCCCGTGGATGATGGGGGAAGGCACTACCCCTGGGGTCCCCCGGAGCGGATCCTGGGACTGGGACGTGGGGACGCG CCCAAGGAGGCGGGTTTGGCACGGCCACTCCAAGGCCAAAGCGAGGAAATCTTACTGCGCACGCGCAATATACAGCCGATGGAGCCACCGATGGAGCCGTCCGGAGGGGAGCAAGAGCCCGGGGCCGTCAG GCTCCTGGACCTGCCCTGGGAAGATGTGCTGCTCCCACACGTCCTGAACCGGGTCCCGCTGTGCCAGCTGCTCCGGCTGCAGCGCGTTAGCCGGGCCTTCCGGGCGCTGGTGCAGCTTCACCTGGCCGGGCTGCGTCGCTTCGATGCAGCGCAG GTGGGTCTGCAGATCCCGCGGGCCGCATTGGCCCGGCTGCTGCGGGACGCCGAGGGGCTGCAGGAGCTGGCGCTGGCGCCGTGTCACGAATGGTTGTCAGACGAGGACCTGGTGCCGGTGCTGGCGCGTAATCCGCAGCTGCGGAGTGTGGCGCTGGGCGGTTGCGGGCAACTGAGTCGTCGGGCGCTTGGGGCGCTGGCCGAGGGCTGCCCACGCCTGCAGCGCCTGTCGCTCGCGCACTGTGACTGGGTGGACGGGCTGGCGCTGCGCGGCCTCGCTGACCGCTGCCCGGCCCTGGAGGAGCTGGATCTCACCGCCTGCCGCCAGCTCAAGGACGAGGCCATCGTGTACCTGGCGCAGAGGCGCGGCGCTGGCCTCCGCAGCCTCTCTCTGGCCGTCAACGCCAACGTGGGGGACGCCGCGGTTCAAGAGTTGGCTCGGAACTGCCCAGAACTCCAGCACCTTGACCTCACCGGCTGCCTCCGCGTCGGAAGCGACGGTGTCAG GACATTGGCCGAGTACTGCCCCGCGCTGCGCTCGCTGCGGGTGCGGCACTGCCACCATGTGGCGGAGTCCAGCCTGAGCCGCTTGCGGAAGCGCGGCGTGGACATCGACGTGGAGCCGCCGCTGCACCAGGCCCTGGTGCTGCTGCAGGATATGGCTGGCTTCGCACCTTTTGTCAACCTGCAGGTCTGA
- the FBXL15 gene encoding F-box/LRR-repeat protein 15 isoform X2, with product MEPPMEPSGGEQEPGAVRLLDLPWEDVLLPHVLNRVPLCQLLRLQRVSRAFRALVQLHLAGLRRFDAAQVGLQIPRAALARLLRDAEGLQELALAPCHEWLSDEDLVPVLARNPQLRSVALGGCGQLSRRALGALAEGCPRLQRLSLAHCDWVDGLALRGLADRCPALEELDLTACRQLKDEAIVYLAQRRGAGLRSLSLAVNANVGDAAVQELARNCPELQHLDLTGCLRVGSDGVRTLAEYCPALRSLRVRHCHHVAESSLSRLRKRGVDIDVEPPLHQALVLLQDMAGFAPFVNLQV from the exons ATGGAGCCACCGATGGAGCCGTCCGGAGGGGAGCAAGAGCCCGGGGCCGTCAG GCTCCTGGACCTGCCCTGGGAAGATGTGCTGCTCCCACACGTCCTGAACCGGGTCCCGCTGTGCCAGCTGCTCCGGCTGCAGCGCGTTAGCCGGGCCTTCCGGGCGCTGGTGCAGCTTCACCTGGCCGGGCTGCGTCGCTTCGATGCAGCGCAG GTGGGTCTGCAGATCCCGCGGGCCGCATTGGCCCGGCTGCTGCGGGACGCCGAGGGGCTGCAGGAGCTGGCGCTGGCGCCGTGTCACGAATGGTTGTCAGACGAGGACCTGGTGCCGGTGCTGGCGCGTAATCCGCAGCTGCGGAGTGTGGCGCTGGGCGGTTGCGGGCAACTGAGTCGTCGGGCGCTTGGGGCGCTGGCCGAGGGCTGCCCACGCCTGCAGCGCCTGTCGCTCGCGCACTGTGACTGGGTGGACGGGCTGGCGCTGCGCGGCCTCGCTGACCGCTGCCCGGCCCTGGAGGAGCTGGATCTCACCGCCTGCCGCCAGCTCAAGGACGAGGCCATCGTGTACCTGGCGCAGAGGCGCGGCGCTGGCCTCCGCAGCCTCTCTCTGGCCGTCAACGCCAACGTGGGGGACGCCGCGGTTCAAGAGTTGGCTCGGAACTGCCCAGAACTCCAGCACCTTGACCTCACCGGCTGCCTCCGCGTCGGAAGCGACGGTGTCAG GACATTGGCCGAGTACTGCCCCGCGCTGCGCTCGCTGCGGGTGCGGCACTGCCACCATGTGGCGGAGTCCAGCCTGAGCCGCTTGCGGAAGCGCGGCGTGGACATCGACGTGGAGCCGCCGCTGCACCAGGCCCTGGTGCTGCTGCAGGATATGGCTGGCTTCGCACCTTTTGTCAACCTGCAGGTCTGA
- the CUEDC2 gene encoding CUE domain-containing protein 2, whose protein sequence is MELERIVSAALLAFVQKHLPEADLSGLDEVIFSYVLGVLEDLGPSGPSEENFDMEAFTEMMEAYVPGFAHIPRGTIGDMMQKLSGQLSDARNKENLQPQSSGVQGQVPISPEPLQRPEMLKEETRSAAAAAAAAAAAADTQDEATGAEEELLPGVDVLLEVFPTCSVEQAQWVLAKARGDLEEAVQMLVEGKEEGPAAWEGPNQDLPRRLRGPQKDELKSFILQKYMMVDSAEDQKVHRPMAPKEAPKKLIRYIDNQVVSTKGERFKDVRNPEAEEMKATYINLKPARKYRFH, encoded by the exons ATGGAGCTGGAGAGGATCGTCAGTGCAGCGCTCCTTGCCTTTGTCCAGAAGCACCTCCCGGAGGCCGACCTCAG TGGCTTGGATGAGGTCATCTTCTCCTATGTGCTTGGGGTCCTGGAGGACCTGGGCCCCTCGGGCCCATCAGAGGAGAACTTCGATATGGAGGCCTTCACTGAGATGATGGAGGCCTATGTGCCTGGCTTCGCCCACATCCCCAG GGGCACAATAGGGGACATGATGCAGAAGCTCTCAGGGCAGCTGAGCGATGCCAGGAACAAAG AGAACCTGCAACCACAGAGCTCTGGTGTCCAAGGTCAGGTGCCTATCTCCCCAGAGCCCCTGCAGCGGCCCGAAATGCTCAAAGAAGAGACTAggtctgctgctgctgctgctgctgctgctgctgctgctgcggaCACCCAAGATGAG GCAACTGGAGCTGAGGAGGAGCTTCTGCCAGGGGTGGATGTACTCCTGGAGGTGTTCCCTACCTGTTCAGTGGAGCAGGCCCAGTGGGTGCTGGCCAAAGCTCGGGGGGACTTGGAAGAAGCTGTGCAGATGCTGgtagaggggaaggaagaggggccTGCAGCCTGGGAGGGCCCCAACCAG GACCTGCCCAGACGCCTCAGAGGCCCCCAAAAGGATGAGCTGAAGTCCTTCATCCTGCAGAA GTATATGATGGTGGATAGCGCAGAGGATCAGAAGGTTCACCGGCCCATGGCTCCCAAGGAG GCCCCCAAGAAGCTGATCCGATACATCGACAACCAGGTAGTGAGCACCAAAGGGGAGCGATTCAAAGACGTGCGGAACCCTGAGGCCGAGGAGATGAAAGCCACATACATCAACCTCAAGCCGGCCAGAAAGTACCGCTTCCATTGA